One Fusobacterium russii ATCC 25533 genomic region harbors:
- a CDS encoding DMT family transporter: protein MNKKILGNILLLITSIIWGSAFVAQITGMDVLGPFTFNAARSFLAVISLAVIVSILKDDMNTKFSDLLKGGLACGFFLFMGSSLQQIGLMYTTAGKASFITSLYILLVPIIAFLALKKRINFITVIAIILGAIGLYLLAIPNAASLSINRGDLIVFIGSFFWGTHILVIDYFTKKVNPVKLSLMQFTVMTIFSTVAAIFFERESISIFNLMISWKSIVYAGIFSSCVAYTLQMVGQKYTEPVLASLILSLESVFGALSGYFFLDEILTMKELIGCVIVFIAIVIAQVPDDFLKKKN, encoded by the coding sequence TTGAACAAAAAAATTTTAGGTAATATTTTGTTGCTTATTACTTCTATAATTTGGGGTTCAGCGTTTGTTGCACAGATAACAGGTATGGATGTATTAGGTCCTTTTACATTCAATGCAGCTAGATCCTTTTTAGCTGTTATTTCCTTAGCTGTTATAGTGTCTATTTTAAAAGATGATATGAATACCAAATTTTCTGATTTACTTAAAGGTGGACTTGCCTGTGGTTTTTTTCTTTTTATGGGTTCTTCTTTACAACAGATTGGACTGATGTACACAACGGCAGGTAAAGCTAGTTTTATAACATCACTGTATATATTATTAGTACCAATTATAGCTTTTCTTGCTTTGAAAAAAAGAATAAACTTTATAACTGTCATTGCAATAATTTTAGGAGCTATAGGTCTATATTTATTGGCAATACCGAATGCTGCTTCTCTCTCAATCAATAGAGGAGATTTAATAGTTTTTATCGGCTCTTTTTTCTGGGGAACACATATCTTAGTTATAGATTATTTTACAAAAAAAGTTAATCCCGTAAAGCTTTCACTAATGCAATTTACAGTTATGACTATATTTTCCACAGTAGCTGCAATATTTTTTGAAAGAGAAAGTATTAGTATTTTTAATCTAATGATTTCATGGAAGTCCATAGTATATGCGGGTATATTCTCATCGTGTGTAGCGTACACTCTACAAATGGTCGGGCAAAAATATACTGAGCCGGTTTTAGCTTCACTAATTTTAAGTTTAGAATCTGTTTTCGGGGCTTTATCAGGATATTTTTTCCTAGATGAAATTTTGACTATGAAGGAGCTTATAGGTTGTGTAATAGTTTTCATTGCTATTGTAATCGCCCAAGTTCCTGATGATTTTCTAAAAAAGAAGAATTAA
- the ftcD gene encoding glutamate formimidoyltransferase, producing MAKIVECIPNYSEGKDLEKIERIVAPYKNNSKIKLLSVEPDANYNRTVVTVLGEPEEVKKAVIESIGIATKEIDMNVHKGEHKRMGATDVVPFLPIKEMTTEECNEISREVAKAVWEQFKLPVFLYESTATAPNRVSLPDIRKGEYEGMAEKMKQPEWAPDFGERAPHPTAGVTAIGCRMPLIAFNINLATTDMNIPGTIAKAIRFSSGGFRFIQAGPAEILDKGFVQVTMNIKDYTKNPIYRIMETVKMEAKRYGVKVTGCEIIGATPLAALSDSLKYYLECDGIKEDVDTMSMEKVVELMIKYLGLTDFDVYKVLEKNI from the coding sequence ATGGCAAAGATAGTTGAATGTATACCAAATTATAGCGAAGGTAAAGATTTAGAAAAGATTGAAAGAATTGTTGCACCTTACAAAAACAACTCAAAAATAAAACTTTTAAGTGTTGAACCGGATGCAAACTACAACAGAACAGTTGTAACTGTATTGGGAGAGCCTGAGGAAGTTAAAAAGGCTGTCATAGAATCAATAGGAATTGCAACTAAAGAAATAGATATGAATGTTCATAAAGGTGAGCATAAAAGAATGGGAGCAACAGATGTTGTGCCATTTTTACCAATTAAAGAAATGACTACAGAAGAATGTAATGAAATTTCAAGAGAAGTGGCAAAAGCTGTATGGGAACAATTTAAGCTTCCAGTATTTTTATATGAAAGTACAGCAACTGCTCCAAATAGAGTATCTCTACCTGATATAAGAAAAGGTGAATACGAAGGTATGGCAGAAAAAATGAAACAGCCTGAATGGGCACCTGATTTTGGTGAAAGAGCTCCTCACCCTACAGCAGGAGTTACAGCTATTGGTTGTAGAATGCCTCTGATAGCTTTTAACATTAACCTAGCTACAACTGATATGAATATTCCCGGCACAATAGCAAAGGCTATAAGATTTTCAAGTGGTGGATTTAGATTTATTCAAGCAGGACCTGCTGAAATTTTAGATAAAGGTTTCGTACAAGTTACAATGAATATAAAAGATTACACTAAAAATCCAATTTATAGAATAATGGAAACAGTAAAAATGGAAGCTAAGAGATACGGTGTAAAAGTAACAGGTTGTGAAATTATAGGAGCGACTCCATTGGCAGCTCTTTCAGATTCATTGAAATACTATCTGGAATGTGATGGAATAAAAGAAGATGTTGATACTATGTCAATGGAAAAAGTTGTGGAATTGATGATAAAATATTTAGGACTTACAGACTTTGATGTCTACAAAGTTTTAGAAAAAAATATTTAA
- a CDS encoding MalY/PatB family protein encodes MKYDFTTLESRKNTGAIKWEQMYEWNPNVADDVVPLSVADMELKAVPEIIEGLKKYLDKAILGYTRAYPSFLESVVSWIDRRHNYKIEKEWIVNTPGVVNAFYAAVNAFTEPGDGVIIFRPVYYPFSMAIEKNNRKIVNCSLIETDGYYTIDFDKLEELAKNPENKLIIFSNPHNPVGRVWKEEELKKLGEIAVKNDIIIVADEIWCDIIMPGYKHFMMGRLGGEIENNLILCTAPSKTFNLAGMATSNIIIKNQELRDKYRQTLELMRSASVNILGFKACELAYNYGEEWLSELIELLDKNQKIVKKFFEEKFPKIKARLIEGTYLQWVDFRALNLSNEELEKFMHIDAEFFTDEGYIFGDEGSGYERINLAAPTWVIEEALNRLEISLKKIYK; translated from the coding sequence ATGAAATATGATTTTACAACCTTAGAATCAAGAAAGAATACTGGTGCAATTAAATGGGAACAAATGTATGAGTGGAATCCAAATGTAGCCGATGATGTCGTACCTCTATCGGTTGCAGATATGGAGTTAAAGGCTGTTCCGGAAATTATTGAAGGATTAAAGAAATATTTGGATAAGGCAATCTTAGGCTATACAAGGGCATATCCAAGTTTTCTTGAATCCGTAGTTTCATGGATTGATAGAAGACACAATTATAAAATTGAAAAAGAGTGGATAGTTAATACTCCCGGTGTTGTCAATGCATTTTATGCTGCTGTCAATGCTTTTACTGAACCTGGAGATGGAGTTATAATCTTTAGACCTGTTTATTATCCTTTCTCTATGGCAATAGAAAAAAATAATAGAAAAATTGTAAATTGTTCACTTATAGAAACTGACGGATATTATACAATTGATTTTGATAAACTGGAAGAATTGGCAAAAAATCCTGAAAATAAATTAATTATATTTTCCAATCCACACAATCCTGTAGGAAGAGTTTGGAAAGAAGAGGAATTAAAAAAATTAGGGGAAATTGCAGTAAAGAATGATATTATTATAGTTGCTGATGAAATATGGTGTGATATTATAATGCCCGGATATAAACATTTTATGATGGGAAGATTAGGTGGTGAAATTGAAAATAATCTAATTCTTTGTACAGCACCTTCAAAAACATTTAATCTGGCTGGAATGGCTACATCAAATATCATTATAAAAAATCAGGAACTAAGAGATAAATATAGACAAACTTTGGAACTTATGAGGAGTGCTTCCGTTAATATCTTGGGCTTTAAAGCATGTGAGTTAGCTTATAATTATGGAGAAGAATGGCTTTCGGAATTAATAGAATTATTAGATAAAAACCAAAAAATTGTTAAGAAATTTTTTGAAGAAAAATTCCCTAAAATTAAAGCTAGACTTATAGAAGGAACATATTTACAATGGGTTGATTTTAGAGCTCTCAATTTATCAAATGAAGAATTAGAAAAATTTATGCATATCGATGCAGAATTCTTCACAGATGAAGGATATATTTTTGGTGATGAAGGAAGTGGCTATGAAAGAATAAATTTAGCAGCTCCTACTTGGGTAATAGAAGAAGCATTGAATAGGTTAGAAATTTCTCTTAAAAAAATATATAAATAA
- a CDS encoding MATE family efflux transporter: MFEKKIIKTIFKYSFPNVLSMWVFTLYTMVDAIFVSRFVGELGLAGVNLTFPLINLIFAISIMLGVGSSTLISIKFGEEKFEEANKLLTLASLVNLFLGLFITFIVLFKLENVINILGVNREQEVYSYLKDYLSTIILFSFFYTLGYAFEIYIKIDGRPSYPLVCVLIGGISNIFLDYLLIVVFSYGIKGAAIATGISQIITCSMLFFYIQFKAKFIKFSKIKKENLKKVFLFSKFGFSEFITEISTGLLILMYNLIILAKIGINAVSIFGLISYVTSFIVMTMIGFSQGIQPIISYNLGKKNYFNLKAILKISILIITFLGLFFFFFINYFSNDIAKIFFKEKDFITKAESTLRIYSLYYLILGINIFIASYFTAIKRVFYSALITFPRGILFNALFLALLPEYWGENGIWLSPFFSEFVTLFISLYLLIKIKNQNFT, encoded by the coding sequence ATGTTTGAAAAAAAAATTATCAAAACAATTTTTAAATACAGTTTTCCAAATGTTTTATCAATGTGGGTATTTACTTTATACACTATGGTGGATGCTATTTTTGTAAGTAGATTTGTAGGTGAACTGGGACTTGCCGGAGTAAATTTAACCTTTCCTTTGATAAATTTAATTTTTGCAATTTCAATTATGTTAGGTGTGGGAAGCTCCACTTTAATTTCAATAAAATTTGGTGAGGAAAAATTTGAAGAAGCAAATAAACTTCTTACACTTGCAAGCTTGGTAAATCTTTTTTTAGGGCTTTTTATTACATTTATAGTATTGTTTAAATTAGAAAATGTTATAAATATTTTAGGTGTCAATAGAGAACAAGAAGTTTATAGTTATTTAAAAGATTATCTTTCAACCATTATTTTATTTTCATTTTTTTATACACTCGGCTATGCTTTTGAAATATATATAAAAATAGATGGGCGCCCTTCCTATCCCCTTGTATGTGTTTTAATAGGAGGGATTTCCAATATTTTCCTTGATTATTTATTAATAGTTGTTTTTTCATATGGTATAAAGGGTGCTGCCATCGCCACAGGAATATCACAAATAATTACCTGCTCTATGCTTTTCTTTTATATTCAGTTTAAAGCTAAGTTTATAAAATTTTCAAAAATAAAAAAAGAGAATTTAAAAAAAGTATTCCTGTTTTCTAAATTCGGATTTTCAGAATTTATCACAGAAATATCTACAGGGCTTTTAATTTTAATGTATAATCTTATAATTTTGGCAAAAATTGGAATAAATGCAGTTTCCATATTTGGTCTAATTTCCTATGTAACTTCTTTTATAGTTATGACCATGATAGGTTTCAGTCAGGGTATCCAGCCTATTATAAGTTATAATTTGGGAAAGAAGAATTATTTTAATTTAAAGGCTATTTTAAAAATCTCTATTTTGATAATAACATTTTTAGGGCTTTTCTTTTTCTTTTTTATCAACTATTTTTCCAATGATATTGCTAAAATTTTCTTTAAAGAAAAAGATTTTATTACCAAGGCTGAATCAACTTTACGCATTTATAGTCTTTACTATTTGATATTAGGAATAAATATATTTATAGCTTCTTATTTTACAGCCATAAAAAGAGTTTTTTATTCGGCACTCATAACCTTTCCAAGAGGAATTTTGTTCAATGCTTTATTTTTAGCTTTGCTTCCTGAATATTGGGGTGAAAATGGAATATGGCTTTCTCCGTTTTTCAGTGAATTTGTTACATTGTTTATCTCTCTATATTTATTGATAAAAATAAAAAATCAGAATTTTACTTAA
- a CDS encoding cyclodeaminase/cyclohydrolase family protein yields the protein MKLVEMDVIKFLNEVDSNSPAPGGGSVSALASSLGVSLGRMVAHLSFGKKKYEGNSEEAKAAFVKNFDELLKIKEELNILIDKDSEAYNTVMAAFKLPKETEEEKAIRNAEIQKCTKFAIQTPYDIVVLSGKAISLLGTILEYGNQNAITDIGVGTMLLMTGLEGGILNVKVNLSSIEDKSYVEKISKEIAEIKAKAAKEVDRIMAIVNAAL from the coding sequence ATGAAATTAGTTGAAATGGATGTCATAAAATTTTTAAATGAAGTGGATTCAAACTCACCTGCACCAGGTGGAGGTTCTGTGTCAGCTCTTGCTTCTTCTTTAGGTGTGAGTTTAGGAAGAATGGTTGCCCATCTAAGCTTTGGTAAGAAAAAATACGAAGGAAATTCTGAAGAGGCAAAGGCTGCTTTTGTTAAAAATTTTGATGAACTATTAAAAATTAAAGAAGAATTAAATATCTTAATAGATAAGGATTCTGAAGCTTACAATACTGTAATGGCAGCTTTTAAATTACCAAAAGAAACAGAAGAAGAAAAAGCAATAAGAAATGCTGAAATTCAAAAATGTACAAAATTTGCTATTCAAACTCCGTATGATATAGTTGTATTATCAGGAAAGGCAATTTCATTATTGGGAACTATATTGGAATATGGTAATCAAAATGCTATAACTGATATCGGTGTAGGAACTATGTTATTAATGACTGGTCTTGAAGGTGGAATATTGAATGTAAAAGTTAATTTATCATCAATAGAAGATAAATCTTATGTTGAAAAAATTTCAAAAGAAATAGCTGAAATTAAAGCTAAGGCTGCAAAAGAAGTGGATAGAATAATGGCTATTGTTAATGCAGCACTATAA
- a CDS encoding DUF401 family protein, whose protein sequence is MDILKILIIFTVIVFIVKMNKPLYLSMGGGIIATLILYKIPFNSYIEILSKAVLEKNTLNIILAFYFITFLQRMLEKRNKLILAEKSISNIFNSRRVNAMLVPFVIGMLPSPGAVLIAAPIVEAAAGEYLNKDEKVFVTSYYRHISESFLPTYSSIILAISLAGVSISGFVLLMLPLVIVLFLLGYFIYVRKIPKMNQSYKNDIEYKDYKTEYLNVVKSMWAIAVTVLIILIFKTPVYLTVIGVIILNFFIDRFSIKEIIPFFKSAFEIKLIFMTLITMLFKEVLIYTGMIQRLPLYFANSPIKPHIIFLLLFFFGTILVGSQAIIAIIIPIAFSTLENIGLAYFTYLMSLTYIAMQISPAHVCLGIITEYSGTTFNGLLKKTFPVLTIFILISTVYYLIIKTFINI, encoded by the coding sequence ATGGATATCCTTAAAATTTTAATTATATTTACTGTTATAGTTTTTATTGTAAAAATGAATAAACCTCTGTATCTATCCATGGGTGGTGGAATAATTGCAACATTGATCCTCTATAAAATTCCTTTCAATTCATACATCGAGATTCTATCCAAAGCTGTGTTAGAAAAAAATACTTTGAACATTATTTTAGCTTTTTATTTTATTACTTTTTTACAAAGAATGTTAGAAAAAAGAAATAAATTAATTTTAGCAGAAAAATCAATAAGTAATATATTTAATTCACGAAGAGTAAATGCAATGTTAGTTCCTTTTGTAATAGGAATGCTTCCTTCGCCGGGGGCTGTATTAATAGCTGCACCAATTGTAGAGGCTGCTGCTGGTGAATACCTCAACAAGGATGAAAAAGTATTTGTAACATCCTACTATAGACATATCTCAGAATCTTTTTTACCTACTTATTCCTCTATAATACTTGCTATTTCATTAGCTGGAGTTTCTATATCCGGTTTCGTACTTCTTATGCTCCCCTTAGTCATAGTTCTGTTCCTACTTGGTTACTTTATATATGTAAGAAAAATTCCTAAGATGAATCAAAGCTATAAAAATGATATTGAATATAAAGATTATAAAACTGAATACCTAAATGTAGTAAAAAGTATGTGGGCGATAGCTGTTACAGTTTTAATTATTTTAATATTTAAAACACCTGTTTATTTAACAGTTATAGGAGTTATTATTCTCAATTTTTTCATTGATAGATTTAGTATAAAAGAAATAATTCCATTTTTTAAATCAGCATTTGAAATTAAATTAATTTTTATGACTCTTATAACAATGTTATTTAAAGAGGTATTAATCTATACAGGAATGATTCAAAGACTACCTTTATACTTTGCCAACTCTCCTATCAAACCGCATATAATATTTCTTTTATTATTTTTCTTTGGAACAATTTTGGTTGGAAGCCAAGCTATTATAGCTATAATTATTCCAATTGCATTTAGTACTTTAGAAAATATAGGCTTAGCATATTTTACATATTTAATGAGTTTGACATATATTGCAATGCAAATATCACCAGCCCATGTTTGTCTAGGTATTATAACAGAGTATTCAGGTACTACATTTAATGGCTTATTGAAAAAAACATTTCCTGTTTTAACTATATTTATTTTAATATCAACAGTTTATTATTTAATCATAAAGACTTTTATTAATATTTAA
- a CDS encoding redoxin domain-containing protein, with product MKLESGMKIEDFSFNTQNGMKKSFLSEIKEAEQTILLFLRYIGCPVCNLMIHEINDNFLSFQKKEKKLFVVLQSEEKNLKKELKDYKLNFEIILDPEMKLYKKFSLESAEKKEDLVDEYSMERILLAKESGFVHGEYEGNEMQYPATFIVNKEGVVIFSKYGKTVTDTLSVDDLLNF from the coding sequence ATGAAACTGGAAAGTGGAATGAAAATTGAAGATTTTTCTTTCAATACACAAAATGGAATGAAAAAAAGTTTTTTATCTGAAATAAAGGAAGCAGAACAGACAATTCTCTTGTTTTTAAGATACATAGGTTGCCCTGTTTGTAACTTAATGATCCATGAAATTAATGATAATTTTCTTTCTTTTCAGAAAAAAGAAAAAAAATTATTTGTTGTTCTTCAGTCAGAAGAAAAAAATTTAAAAAAAGAATTGAAAGATTATAAATTGAATTTTGAAATTATACTTGATCCTGAGATGAAGCTTTATAAAAAATTCAGTTTAGAAAGTGCAGAGAAAAAAGAGGATTTAGTTGATGAGTATTCTATGGAGAGAATTTTACTGGCTAAAGAAAGTGGTTTTGTTCATGGAGAATATGAAGGAAATGAAATGCAATATCCTGCGACTTTCATAGTTAATAAAGAAGGAGTAGTAATTTTTTCAAAATATGGAAAAACTGTTACTGACACTTTATCAGTAGATGATTTATTGAATTTTTAA
- the hutI gene encoding imidazolonepropionase, which produces MVDLILYNIGQLVTSKELDESKKMDNIEVLENAYLVVKKDKIVAVGTGEVPREYFSPNVEMIDLTGKLVTPGLIDSHTHLVHGGSRENEFAMKIEGVPYLEILEKGGGILSSLKATRNASHKELIDKTLRSLKYMLELGVTTVEAKSGYGLDFENEIKQMEVTKILEHLQPITLVSTFMGAHAVPPEYKENREEFIQKIIDMLPEVKKRNLAEFCDIFCEDKVFSVEESRRILTAAKENGFKLKIHADEIVSLGGVELAAELGTVSAEHLMKITDSGIKALANSNVIADLLPATSFNLMEHYAPARKMIEAGIQIALSTDYNPGSCPCENLQFVMQIGAAHLKMTPKEVFKAVTINAAKAIDRQHEIGSLEVGKKADISVFDVPNMSYFLYHFGVNHTDRVYKNGKLVFERFKRV; this is translated from the coding sequence ATGGTAGATTTAATTTTATATAATATAGGACAATTAGTTACTTCTAAAGAACTTGATGAGTCCAAAAAAATGGATAATATAGAAGTTTTAGAGAATGCTTATCTAGTTGTGAAAAAGGATAAAATAGTTGCTGTAGGAACTGGGGAAGTGCCTAGAGAATATTTTAGTCCAAATGTTGAAATGATTGATTTAACTGGAAAATTAGTTACTCCGGGATTAATTGATTCTCACACACATTTAGTACATGGTGGGTCAAGAGAAAATGAATTTGCTATGAAAATAGAAGGAGTTCCTTATCTTGAAATATTGGAAAAAGGTGGAGGTATTTTAAGTAGTCTAAAGGCTACCAGAAATGCAAGCCACAAAGAACTTATAGACAAAACTTTAAGAAGTTTAAAATATATGTTGGAGTTGGGAGTAACAACTGTTGAGGCTAAGAGTGGCTATGGATTGGACTTTGAAAACGAAATAAAACAAATGGAAGTTACTAAAATTTTAGAACATCTACAGCCGATAACTCTAGTTTCTACATTTATGGGAGCACATGCTGTTCCGCCTGAATATAAAGAAAATAGAGAAGAATTTATTCAAAAAATTATCGATATGTTACCAGAAGTTAAGAAAAGAAATTTAGCAGAGTTTTGTGATATTTTCTGTGAAGATAAAGTATTTTCTGTTGAAGAAAGCAGAAGAATATTGACAGCAGCTAAGGAAAATGGCTTTAAATTAAAAATCCATGCTGATGAAATTGTTTCATTAGGTGGTGTTGAACTTGCAGCAGAATTAGGAACAGTTTCAGCAGAACATCTTATGAAAATAACTGACAGTGGAATAAAAGCATTAGCAAATAGCAATGTCATAGCTGATTTGTTACCTGCAACCTCATTTAATTTGATGGAACATTATGCTCCTGCAAGAAAAATGATAGAGGCTGGAATACAAATTGCTTTATCTACAGACTACAATCCCGGCTCTTGTCCTTGTGAAAATTTACAATTTGTTATGCAAATAGGAGCAGCTCACTTAAAGATGACTCCAAAAGAAGTTTTTAAAGCAGTAACTATAAATGCAGCAAAGGCAATAGACAGACAACATGAAATAGGCTCATTGGAAGTTGGGAAAAAGGCTGACATATCTGTTTTTGATGTTCCTAACATGTCTTACTTCCTATATCATTTTGGAGTTAATCATACAGACAGAGTTTATAAGAATGGTAAATTAGTTTTTGAGAGATTTAAAAGGGTTTAA